One Sanguibacter sp. HDW7 DNA window includes the following coding sequences:
- a CDS encoding glycosyltransferase family 4 protein: MTRPSLLVLSFSPIASDARVLKQVRLFAERYDVTTCGYGPAPEGVVRHLQVPDDAVYWRKDTLALLTFRHRAVLARNAAVAAARPLLAGLTFDVVLADDVDAVPLALDVAPRLASGRAAVHADLHEYAPAQNEELLRWRLFVAPYVRWLLRRYVTQAASVTTVAPGIAEAYRREYGLDAGVVVNAAPYAEREPGPVHSPVRLVHSGAGLANRFLDHLVDAAERTSLDCTLDLFLVRNDPAYVDDLRARTAGSARVTVHDPVPYAELGDTLAAYDLGIYVLPEVNRNNAMALPNKIFDFVQARLGLVLGPNAEMARLVREHGLGAVASANTAEALAAALDAVTSDDVARWKAASHAAARALSAEEQSGAWARAVDAIAAAPR; encoded by the coding sequence ATGACTCGCCCGTCGCTGCTCGTCCTGTCGTTCTCGCCCATCGCGTCCGACGCGCGCGTCCTCAAGCAGGTGCGCCTCTTCGCCGAGCGCTACGACGTGACGACGTGCGGCTACGGGCCAGCGCCCGAGGGCGTCGTCCGCCACCTCCAGGTGCCCGACGACGCGGTGTACTGGCGCAAGGACACGCTCGCGCTCCTCACGTTCCGGCACCGGGCCGTGCTCGCGCGCAACGCGGCCGTCGCGGCCGCGCGCCCGCTGCTCGCAGGCCTGACGTTCGACGTCGTCCTCGCCGACGACGTCGACGCCGTGCCGCTCGCGCTCGACGTCGCGCCGCGCCTCGCGTCCGGGCGCGCCGCTGTGCACGCAGACCTCCACGAGTACGCGCCCGCGCAGAACGAGGAGCTGCTGCGCTGGCGCCTCTTCGTCGCGCCCTACGTGCGCTGGCTGCTGCGCCGCTACGTCACGCAGGCCGCGTCCGTGACAACCGTCGCCCCCGGCATCGCCGAGGCCTACCGCCGCGAGTACGGGCTCGACGCGGGCGTCGTCGTCAACGCCGCCCCGTACGCCGAGCGCGAGCCCGGGCCCGTGCACAGCCCCGTGCGGCTCGTCCACTCCGGTGCAGGCCTCGCCAACAGGTTTCTCGACCACCTCGTCGACGCGGCCGAGCGCACCAGCCTCGACTGCACGCTCGACCTCTTCCTCGTGCGCAACGACCCCGCGTATGTCGACGACCTGCGCGCCCGCACCGCCGGCTCCGCGCGCGTCACGGTGCACGACCCCGTGCCGTACGCCGAGCTCGGCGACACGCTCGCCGCGTACGACCTCGGCATCTATGTGCTGCCCGAGGTCAACCGCAACAACGCGATGGCGCTGCCCAACAAGATCTTCGACTTCGTCCAGGCGCGGCTCGGGCTCGTCCTGGGCCCCAACGCGGAGATGGCGCGGCTCGTGCGTGAGCACGGCCTCGGCGCGGTCGCGTCGGCCAACACCGCCGAGGCGCTCGCCGCCGCGCTCGACGCCGTGACGTCCGACGACGTCGCCCGCTGGAAGGCCGCCTCGCACGCTGCCGCTCGCGCGCTGTCCGCCGAGGAGCAGTCGGGCGCGTGGGCGCGGGCCGTCGACGCGATCGCTGCGGCGCCGCGCTGA
- a CDS encoding glycosyltransferase family 4 protein, with protein MSLPPALSRAAGAVVRRAPDVIVRAVAPSMRPWAPGDVPVNPPVPGAPVRLYVGPANYAGQGTAWARAAELLPGVGAVAMTAEAPGGFGFPTDVRVPQAVYTGSHRWQTSQRRYVGRFSHVLVEACRPLFGTLRGSVREPNGVWREIADLRASGLVVGSVAHGSDVRDPARHLEATPWSPFRDTEWETGRLLAISAPEHNRHLDALEADGVPTFVSTPDLLRDRPAATWLPLVVDPDRWATDVPPLARRVPVVVHAPTNGPVKGTAAIEPVLERLAARGLVEYRRVTGVPAARMRDVYRDADIVLDQFALGSYGVATCEALAAGRVVVAHVTDQVRTAVADRAGRDLPVLEATPDTLEDVLMRVLDERAAVAERAWADGPAFVRSLHDGRASAEALAGFCGVTAVPGTSS; from the coding sequence GTGAGCCTTCCTCCCGCGCTCTCGCGCGCCGCGGGCGCCGTCGTGCGCCGCGCCCCCGACGTCATCGTCCGCGCCGTCGCGCCCTCGATGCGCCCGTGGGCGCCCGGCGACGTCCCCGTGAACCCGCCCGTGCCGGGCGCCCCCGTGCGTCTCTACGTCGGCCCCGCGAACTACGCGGGGCAGGGCACGGCCTGGGCGCGTGCCGCCGAGCTCCTGCCGGGCGTCGGCGCCGTCGCCATGACCGCCGAGGCCCCCGGGGGCTTCGGCTTCCCGACCGACGTCCGCGTGCCCCAGGCCGTCTACACGGGCTCGCACCGCTGGCAGACGTCCCAGCGGCGCTACGTCGGCCGCTTCAGCCACGTCCTCGTCGAGGCCTGCCGGCCCCTGTTCGGGACGCTGCGCGGGAGCGTCCGCGAGCCCAACGGCGTGTGGCGCGAGATCGCGGACCTGCGCGCATCGGGCCTCGTCGTCGGGAGCGTCGCCCACGGCAGCGACGTGCGCGACCCCGCCCGCCACCTCGAGGCCACACCGTGGTCGCCGTTCCGCGACACGGAGTGGGAGACGGGGCGGCTCCTCGCGATCTCTGCGCCCGAGCACAACCGCCACCTCGACGCGCTCGAGGCGGACGGCGTCCCGACGTTCGTCTCGACCCCCGACCTCCTGCGCGACCGCCCCGCCGCGACATGGCTGCCGCTCGTCGTCGACCCGGACCGCTGGGCGACCGACGTCCCGCCGCTCGCCCGCCGCGTGCCCGTCGTCGTCCACGCCCCGACGAACGGGCCCGTCAAGGGAACCGCCGCGATCGAGCCCGTGCTCGAACGGCTCGCAGCGCGCGGCCTCGTCGAGTACCGGCGCGTCACGGGAGTGCCCGCCGCGCGCATGCGCGACGTCTACCGGGACGCGGACATCGTGCTCGACCAGTTCGCGCTCGGTTCCTACGGCGTCGCGACGTGCGAGGCGCTGGCCGCCGGACGCGTCGTCGTCGCGCACGTGACCGACCAGGTCCGCACGGCGGTCGCCGATCGCGCCGGCCGCGATCTGCCCGTCCTCGAGGCGACCCCCGACACGCTCGAGGACGTGCTCATGCGCGTGCTCGACGAGCGCGCGGCCGTCGCCGAGCGCGCGTGGGCCGACGGTCCCGCGTTCGTGCGCTCGCTCCACGACGGGCGGGCGAGCGCCGAGGCGCTCGCGGGGTTCTGCGGCGTCACGGCCGTCCCGGGAACGTCCTCGTGA
- a CDS encoding glycosyltransferase family 4 protein — translation MPRPSLLILSFSPIAADARVLKQVRLFAGRYDVTTCGFGPAPTGDGLDGVRHVEIPAEHASLALNGRLITLRAYPLVERRTPAVVGATRALADAGLGRGTFDVILANDVESVPLALRLRPRLGVHADLHEFSPWLHEENPAWKRRIAPYLTWLVRRHVRRAASATTVSAGLARAYAELGVDAVVVANAAPYALLEPGPVPDDGPLRLVHSGAGLANRFLETLLEAATLTTTPVTLDLFLTRNDPGYVDALRERAAATGNVTVHEPVAHAELLTTLNAYDVGVYLLPPVNRNNANALPNKLFDFVQARLGLVLSPNPEMAAVVREHGLGEVTAGYESRDLADVLDRLTRDDVRAWKTASHAAAHALSAEEQVGGWARAVDAIALGPTTPGDAR, via the coding sequence GTGCCCCGCCCCTCGCTCCTCATCCTCTCGTTCTCGCCGATCGCCGCCGACGCCCGCGTCCTCAAGCAGGTGCGGCTCTTCGCCGGCCGCTACGACGTGACGACGTGCGGCTTCGGGCCCGCGCCCACGGGCGACGGGCTCGACGGCGTCCGGCACGTCGAGATCCCCGCCGAGCACGCGAGCCTCGCGCTGAACGGCCGCCTCATCACGCTTCGCGCCTACCCGCTCGTCGAGCGGCGCACGCCCGCCGTCGTCGGCGCGACCCGCGCGCTCGCGGACGCAGGGCTCGGGCGCGGCACGTTCGACGTGATCCTCGCGAACGACGTCGAGTCCGTGCCGCTCGCGCTGCGGCTGCGGCCACGCCTCGGGGTGCACGCGGACCTCCACGAGTTCTCGCCGTGGCTCCACGAGGAGAACCCCGCGTGGAAGCGGCGCATCGCGCCCTACCTCACGTGGCTCGTCCGCCGTCACGTCCGCCGTGCCGCGTCGGCGACGACCGTGAGCGCGGGCCTCGCGCGTGCGTACGCGGAGCTCGGCGTCGATGCAGTCGTCGTCGCGAACGCCGCCCCGTATGCGCTGCTCGAGCCTGGTCCGGTGCCCGACGACGGCCCGCTGCGGCTCGTCCACTCGGGCGCAGGGCTCGCCAACCGCTTCCTCGAGACGCTGCTCGAGGCCGCGACGCTCACGACGACACCCGTGACGCTCGACCTCTTCCTCACGCGCAACGACCCCGGCTACGTCGACGCGCTGCGCGAGCGCGCGGCCGCGACCGGCAACGTCACCGTCCACGAGCCGGTGGCGCACGCCGAGCTGCTCACGACGCTCAACGCGTACGACGTCGGCGTCTACCTGCTGCCGCCCGTCAACCGCAACAACGCCAACGCGCTGCCGAACAAGCTCTTCGACTTCGTCCAGGCGCGCCTCGGCCTCGTGCTCTCGCCCAACCCGGAGATGGCGGCGGTCGTGCGCGAGCACGGCCTCGGCGAGGTCACCGCGGGCTACGAGTCGCGCGACCTCGCAGACGTCCTCGACCGGCTCACGCGCGACGACGTCCGCGCGTGGAAGACCGCGTCGCACGCAGCCGCCCACGCCCTGTCCGCCGAGGAACAGGTCGGCGGCTGGGCGCGCGCCGTCGACGCGATCGCCCTCGGCCCGACCACTCCCGGAGACGCCCGATGA